The genomic window GCAGATCCTGCCCGGCCTGTCGCTGCCCGTCACGATCGGCGGCAACGCCGTGTCGCTCATCGGCGACTCGACGACCGACGGCTCGACGACGGTCGTGGACCCCGTCGACCCGACCGACCCCGTCGACCCGACCGACCCGGTCGACCCGACCGACCCGGTCGACCCGACCGACCCGACCGACCCGGTCGACCCGTCGACGCCCGGCACCCCCGGTGACGGCGGCGCGGACTCCGGCTCGGACACCTCGACCGGCTCGTCGGTCGCCGCGTCGGCGCCGCTGACGTCGGCCGCGGGCGGGCTCGCCTCGACCGGCGTCGACGCGGGGTTCTGGCAGCGACTCGCGCTGTTCCTCCTCCTGACGGGCGGCCTGCTCGTCGGGGTCCGGCGGTTCGCACTGCGCCGCTGACCGGATGAGGGCCCGGCGCCGCCCTGCCGGCGCCGGGTCCCGTCCCAGGGCGGCCCGTGCCGCCCCACGATCCCCCCTGCCGCGTATCGGGTCGCGGCACGGGCCGGTCGCGCCCTCCTGGAGCGCGACCAGGCGGGGCGGTGGGTATCGGGTCCCACCGCCCCGCTCTCCCGTGTCCGCGCCGCGCCGGGTCAGAACAGGTCGGCCGCCGACCCGAGCCGGAGGAACACCGTCTCGCCCGTGGCATCCTTGAGCCCGTCGTTGTCGGTCACGGCGTACACGGCGCCGTCGGCCGCGATCGTGAGGCCCTCGAGCTTCTCCTGCGTCCAGCCGTTCGTGGCCCGCAGCGCGGGGAGCACGTCGACCGCGTCCGCCTTCTCGAGCACCGGGAGCTGGCCAAGCGCGCCCAAGCCCGTGACGCCCTCGACGCCGCCGAGCTCGACCGTGGTCACGCGCTTGACCGCCGCGGCCGGGCCGTTGAGCTTGTCGCGCTCGATGAGCGCGAGCGTGTCGGCGTCGACCGCCACGATCTCGGAGAGGCCGAGCCAGTCGCCCGCGACATCCGTCGACTCGAGCCGGTAGCCGAACCAGGTCCATGCGCCGGTGGCGACGTCGTACCGGCCGATGCGCGTCACGCCCTCGCCGTCGATCGGGCCGGTCGCCGCCGCCGGGTCGGTCCAGAGCGGCCGCTGGAGCGCGACGTACACGATCTCGGCGCCGGACTCGCCGGTGACGGCGGTGACGCCCTCGAGCCCCCACTTGCCGACGTGCGCGGTGATCTCGAACGGCAGCGACACGGACTGCACGATCGCGCCCGCGGCATCCGTTCGCACGAGCGCGTTGCCGGCGCCGGTCGATCCCTCGACGGCGAGCCAGTAGCCGCCCTGCGGGCGCGCGAACAGGCCCTCGATGTCGAGGCTCGCGGGCGAGCCGGCCTTCGTCACGACGAGTGCGTCGGTGATCCGTGCGGGCGTCGAGGCGACGTGGACCGTGTAGACGGTGCTCCGCTTGAGCGCCGAGTCGCTCGCCGCGTAGATCGTCGACGCGTCCACCGGGTCGGCGGACAGCGCGCCGAGCGCCTGCCAGCCGATGGCGCGCCCGTCGACCGAGTCGGCGACGATGCTCGGCCGGCCGGCCTCCCCGTCGCCGACGCCGTAGACGTTCACGCTCGCGCGCACGCCGGCCGACGCGTCATCCACCTCGCTCGACACCGCGAGCAGGTCGCGGCCCGGGATCGGCAGGATGCCCTCGGGGCCGTTCGTCGCGAAGAGCGTCTGGACGTACGCCGGCTCGGTCGGCTCGCTCAGGTCGTAGACGACCACGATGTTGCTGCGCTCGCTCGCGACGAACGCGTAGGGCGTCCCGCCGAACTCGGCGATCGCGAGCCCCTCGGGCTCGGGCCCCTTCTTCGCCGCGCGGTCGTCGTTGTAGACGCCGTGCGCGATCGCGAGCTGCTCGAAGGTGTTCCCGGCGTCCCAGACGGGCTCGCCGTTGGTGACGTCGAAGACCGACCAGCCGCGCGTGCCGCCGGCCAGGTCGCCCTCGTTCGCCGTCGCGACGTGGTGCGCGTCGACCCACGCGATCGCGTCGGGCTCGCGGGGCACGCTCGTCAGCGAGCCGGATGCGTCGATGACCTTGTCCTTGACCGTGTCGAAGCCCGCTGCGGTGACCGTGCCGGTCGAGAACGCGCCCGTGAGCGTGCGCGTGCGCACGTCGACGAGCGCGACGCCGTTGTTCTCCTGGAGGGTCACGGCGAGCGTGCCGTCCGGCCCGAACGCGACGTACTCGGGCTCGGGGTCGGTCGGCGCGAACACGCCCGCGGCGGTGAGGGTGCGCTGCGCGGCCGCGCTCGAGAACGAGACCGGCTGCGCCTTCCAGCTCGAGGGCTTGGCGGCCGTGAGCTTCACGACCTGCACGAAACCGCCGGGCGCCTGCGGCAGGCCGCCCTCGACGCCGTCGACCTCGAGTTCCTCGTCGCGCTGATTCTCGATCGCGATCGCGACGTACTTCCGGTCGGGCGAGACCGCGATCGAGTCGGGCTGGCCGCCGAGGTCGATGCTCGCGACGCGCTCGCGGTCGGAGAGGCGCAGCACGTCGAGTCGACCCTTCGGCGCGGTGAACGCGCCGCCGGTCTCGTCGATCACCACGAGCACGTGGTCGCCCACGATCGAGACCGACGTGGGCTGGTCGTCGGCGTGGCCGAGTTCGGCGAGGTCGACCGTGCCGAGCCCGACGGGATGCGACGGGTCCGAGAGGTCGAGGAAGCCGATGCGCTTGCCCGCCGCGTCGGTGTACACGAGCGTGCGCCCGTCCTCGCTCACGGCCGAGATCTCGGCGACGGTCTCGTCGGCCGGGTCGACGCCCGCGGGCACGTTCTGGAACACGGGGTAGGTGGCGAGGCGACTGAACGCGGCGACCGGGGCGGCGCTCGCGGACTCGGTCGCGCTGGCCGGCGCGACGGCCGTGCCGGCCAGCGCGGGTGCCGTGCCGAGTGCGCCGAGTGCGAGGGCGGATGCCGCGACCGCGGCGGCGCGGCGTGCGAGGAGAGCTCGCTGCATGGGATGGCTCCTGTCGGGTGGGGACGGGTCCCCGCCACAGTGCCCGGAGCGGTCGACGTCGCGGTGTCGCCCGGGTGAACTCCCGGCGTCTACGGCGTCGGGCGCCGCCCGGCGTGCGCCGCCGGCAGCACCACGCCGTCGATCAGCGACACGAGGTAGTCGGCGTCGATGGGACGGCGTTCGACGAGCTGGCGGTGCGCGATCATCGCGGGCGCGACCATCGCCAGCAGGTCGACGTCGACGTCGGCCGGGATCTCGCCGCGATCGACGGCGCGCTGGAGGAACAGCCGGTTGACGGCCACGCGCGGCTCGATGATCGCGGTGCGCACGGCGTCGGCCAGTTCGGGCGAGCTCGAGACCAGGCTGAACAGCCCGGCCATGACGCGGAGCTTCCGTTCGCCCTCCTCGACCGTGCGCGGGCGGATCATCGCGACGAGGTCGCCGCGCAGGCTGCCGGTGTCGGGCAGGTGCTCGGGCGCGAGCTCGTTCGCCTTGAGACACGCGACCGCGTCGACCACGAGGTCGGCCTTCGACGGCCAGCGCCGGTAGATGGTGGCCTTCCCGGCCTTGGCGCGCGCGGCGACCATGTCGATGGTCATGCCCTCGTAGCCGGTCTCGGCGAGCACCTCGACAGCCGCGTCGAGGATCTCGGGGTCGCGCGTGTGGTCGCGCTTGCGACCGAGGCGAGCGGATGCCGCGGGGGGCCCGTCGACGGACGGCTCCAGCTGCGTCATCCGGTCCTCCTGCTCGTCAACCTGCCCGGGTGTTGCAGCCATGTTACTTCAGGAACTGTTCATATCCGAAACTGTCAAGTCTCGTATAGAGTGGCCCGCATGCCACACGACCCCGCTCTCCTTCCACCACTTCCCGCCGCGCCATCCCGCCGCTGGTGGACGCTCGCCACCGTCGCCCTCGCCCAGCTCATGGTCGTGCTCGACGCCACCGTCGTGAACATCGCCCTTCCCGCCGCACAGGCCGACCTCGGCTTCACCGACGGCGAGCGCCAATGGGTCATCACCGCCTACTCGCTCGCGTTCGGCAGCCTGCTCCTGCTCGGCGGCCGCATCTCCGACCTCTGGGGTCGCAAGCGCACCTTCATCATCGGCCTCGTCGGCTTCGCCGCCGCGTCGGCCCTCGCGGGCGCCGCTCCCACGTTCGGCGTGCTCGTCGGCGGCCGGGCGCTGCAGGGCGCGTTCGGCGCGCTGCTCGCCCCGACGGCGCTCGCCGTGCTCACCACGACCTTCACGATCCCCAAGGAGCGCGCCCGCGCGTTCGGCGTCTTCGGCGCGATCGCGGGTGCCGGCGGCGCGATCGGCCTGCTGCTCGGCGGCGTGCTGACCGAGCAGCTCGACTGGCGCTGGAACCTCTACATCAACGTCGTGATCGCGGCGGTCGCCGTGGTCGGCGCCGCCGTGTTCGTGCCGCACCTCGAGCGCACCGGGCCGCGCCCGAAGCTCGACCTGCCCGGCACCATCCTCGTCTCGGGCGCGGTCTTCCTGCTCGTCTACGGGTTCTCGCACGCCGAGACCGACGGCTGGGACTCGCCGCTCACGTGGGGCATGCTCGCGGCCTCGGGCGTGCTGCTCATCGCGTTCGTGCTCTGGCAGCGACGCGCGGCGCACCCGCTGCTGCCGCTGTCGATCGTGCTCGACCGCAACCGCGGCGCGGCCTACGCCTCGGTGCTCATCGCGGGAGCCGGCATGTTCGGCATCTTCCTGTTCGTCACGTACTACCTGCAGACCTCGCTCGGCTACACGCCGATCCAGACCGGCCTCGCGTTCCTGCCGATGATCGCGATGCTCGTGCTCGCCGCACAGCTCTCGACCAACCTGTTCGTGCCGCGCTTCGGGCCGAAGATCATGGTGCCGATCGGCATGGTGCTCGCCGCGAGCGGGATGGTGCTGCTCACGCGTCTCGACCTCGACAGCGTGTACGCGGCCGACATCATGCCCGCGCTCATGGTGATCGGCTTCGGCATGGGCTCGATCATGCCCGCCGCGATGCAGACCGCCACGCTCGGCGTCGACCGCGCGTTCGCGGGTGTCGCCTCGGCGACCGTGAACACGAGCCAGCAGGTCGGCGGCTCGATCGGCACGGCCCTGCTGAACACGCTCGCGGCGACCGCGGCGACCGACTACGTGGCCGCCCACACGCCGCCGACCGAGCAGGTGCTCGCGGATGCCGCGATCCACAGCTACACGGTCGCGTACTGGTGGGGCGCGGCGTTCTTCGCCTTCGGCGCGGTGCTCGCGGCGCTCCTGTTCCGTCACCGGAACGAGCTCGCGCACCACGCCCCGCGCGAGGGCGAGGCGGCCGTGGCCGAGGAGCCCGTCGTCGCGCACTGACCGCACGATCCGGTCCGGACGCACCCGGATCCGCCGGCCGCCCCACGGCGGGCGGATCCGGGTGCGCCGGTCACACGACCGCGGCGAGCACGCTCTGGTCGGGCACGGGCGTGCGGGCGAGCGATCCCCACGCGCGGCGGAGCGCCCGGACCGCGGCATCCGTCGCCTCGGCCGAGTAGCAGATCGGCAGGCGCAGGAAGCGCTCGAACGCGCCGTCGATGCCGAACCGCGGGCCCGCCGCGACGAGGAGCCCCTGGGTGCGCGCGGCGAGCGCGAGCTGCGAGCTCACCGGGGCGCCGAGCCCGACCCACGTGACGATGCCGCCGTCGACGTGCGGCACGTGCCAGTCGGGGAAGGCGTCGGCGAGCAACCCCTCGAGGCGGTCCCGCCCGGCGCGGAGCTGCTCGCGGCGCAGGTCGAGGATGTCGTCCATGCGGCCGAGCAGCCGCGTCACGATGAGCTGCTCGAGGATCGGCGTGCCGAGGTCGCCCGGCGAGCGCACCGACAGCAGTCGCCGGATGAGCCCGCGGTCGGCGCGGATCCAGCCGACGCGCACGCCGCCCCACACGGTCTTGCCGACCGAACCGACCATGACGGCCGGCCCGTACGCCGCGAGCGGCTTCAGGTCGAAACCGCGGTCGATGTCGAGCTCGGCGGTGGTCTCGTCGGCGATGATCACGGTGCCCTGGCGCGCGGCGGCGTCGAGCACGCGCTCGCGCGCCTCGGCGCCCAGGGAGCGACCCGTGGGGTTGTGGAAGTCGGGCATGAGGTACGCGGCGACGGGATTGGCGTGCCCGATCGCACGGACCAGGTCGGCGGCCTCATCGGTCGCCCCGAACCCGTCAGGGCCGGCGTCGTCCGGCGCGGTCGCGACCGTCACGAGTCGCGCGCCGGCCCCGCGCAGCGCCTCGTAGGCGTGCGGGTAGGTCGGTGCCTCGATCAGCGCGCGGTCGCCGCGTCCGACGAGCGCGCGCGAGAGCAGGGCGATCGCGTGCTGCGCGCCGATGGTGACCATGATCTGCTCGGGGCTCGTGGGCAGACCGCGCGCGGTGTAGCGGTCGGCGATCGCGGCCCGCAGCTCGGGCGTGCCGATGGGGTCGAAGCCCGGGTCGCCGAGGTGCGCCGGCAGGTCGTCGACGGCCGCGCGCGCGACATCCGGAAGCCAGGGCAGCGCGGGCAGCGCCGCCTTGGAGAAGTCGATGTACTCGGCCGCGGGCGGGACGGGCAGGAGGGCCGGCGCCCCGGGCAGGCGCGCGACGCTGCCCGAGCCGCGCACGCTGTGCAGCAGCCGCTGGTCGCGCAGCTCGCGGTAGGCGGCGGTGACCGTGGTGCGGCTGAGTCCGAGCCGCTCGGCGAGGTCGCGCTCGGCGGGGAGGCGGGTGTCGACCGGGATGCGACCGTCCAGGACGAGCAGTCGGATGCGGTCGGCGAGCGCGCGGTAGGCGCTGCCGCCGTCGCCCCGCCACGCGCCGAGGAGGGTCTCGAGGGCGCGGGCACTGAGATTGGCTTCCATGGTGCGAGCCACTTTAGCGGGATTGGCTCTTTGCGAACAGGCCAATCGTCGGATTGGATTGCTGACATGGTCCGCCTCCGCCCCCTCCGCTCCGCCGATCCGGCGCCCGTCTTCGTGCGCCGGCTGGTGCAGCTGTTCGTCGGGCTGTACCTCTACGGCCTCGGCATCGCGCTCATCGTGCGCGGCGAGCTCGGCGTCGCCCCGTGGGACGTGCTCACGCAGGGCATCGCGAAGCAGACCGGGCTCGGCTTCGGCCTCATCACCGTCATCACGAGCGGCGTCGTGCTCCTCCTCTGGATCCCCATCCGGCAGAAGCCGGGGTTCGGCACCCTCATGAACGCGCTGCTGGTCGGCCCGTTCGCCGACCTGTCACTCTGGCTGATCCCGCCCGGGCTCGACCTGTGGGCCCGCGTCCTCATGCTGTTCGGCGGCATCCTCGTGCTGGCCGTCGCGACCGGCCTCTACATCGGCGCGCACTTCGGCCCGGGCCCGCGCGACGGCCTGATGACCGGCCTGCACCGCCGCACCGGCTGGAGGATCTGGATCGTCCGCACCGGGATCGAGCTCCTGGTGCTGGGCACCGGGTTCCTGCTCGGCGGCAACGTCGGCATCGGCACGCTCGCCTTCGCGCTGCTCATCGGCCCGCTGTGCGGCTGGACCATCCCGTTCTTCGCCGTGAAGCGGCGAGCGGATGCCGCGACGGCGCCCACCACGAACCGCGGCGGGGTGCCGGACCGGGACATCCCGCACCCCGCCACGGGAGCGGCGCCCGTCCAGGCCTGACCCCGCGCTCGGGACCGCCTCCGCTTCGAGCGAGCACGGATGCCGCGGGGCGCGCTCCCGCGGCATCCGCTACAGGTTCGCCTCCGCGAACGCGCGCAACGCGTCGCGGACGAACCTCGCTCCCGACTCGCCGCCGTAGTTGGCCGCGAATCGCTCGTCGGCCACGTACATCTCGCCGAGGCCGACGACGTACGCCTTCGCGTCGCCGCCGTGCTCGGCCGTAGGCGTGCCCGGGATCCCGGTCAGCCACTCGACGTGCCGGCGCGCGAGCGCCTGGGCCTCGTCGCCGCCGGGGTCGATGCCCCGCTCGGCCGCCGCGATCCAGTCGCGGCCGAGGCTCGCGGCGCGCTCCTTCCACGCCTGCCGCTCGTCGTCGGCCATGCCGCGCCACCAGGCGTCGCTGCGCGCGTACACGTCGCGACCCCAGCGCTGCTCGACCTCCTCGCGGTACTGCGTGTGGTCGAACCCGTCGAACATGTCCTTCGCCATGATCTCTCCACCTCCTTCCACTGCCTCGATGGTGCGTTCCACCGACGCGACCTGCCGCGCGAGCCGCGCCTGCTCCTGGCGGAGCCACGCGAGGTGCGCCTCGAGCGCGCGCGACTCGTCGCGCTGCCCGTCGAGCACCTCGGCGATGGCCGGCAATCCGAGGCCGAGCTCGCGCAGCAGCAGCACGCGCTGCAGCCGCACGAGCGCCGGCCGGTCGTAGTACCGGTAGCCGTTCGCGCCGACGCGGCTCGGCGCGAGCAGCCCGATGTCGTCGTAGTGACGCAGCGTGCGGCTCGTCGTGCCGGCGAGCTTCGCGATCTCCTGGATGGACCAGTCCATCGTCGGCCCCTCTCGTCGTGTCGGTTCGATTCGACTGTAGAAGTTGACGCAGCGTCAAAGTCAAGCGCCCGGTCGCATCGAGACCCACCAGGGGAGGCTTGTGCCATCCGCCAACGCGATATATCGTGAATGGCAGAACGCGATATATCGCGAAGCGGGCGCGGCGAACTCCGCTCGCCGACAACGAAGGAGCACACGCATGGCCATCGAGAAGTGGGTCGTCAACCCAGGAGAGACCCGGGTCATCGACCTCGAACTCGTCCGCAAGCTCAAGGTCAGCCTCATCGGCGGCAAGGTCGACGTCATCGCGCACGACGAGCCGGGGGCCCGCGTCGAGGTGTCGAGCGTCACCGGCAAGGACCTCATGATCAAGATCGACGGCGACTCGCTCGAGATCGACCACCCGCAGCTGCGCTGGGACAACTTCATCGAGGTGTTCAAGGGCTTCACCGGCAGCGCGAAGGCCGTCGTGTCGATCCTCGCGCCGCGGCACATCACCATGAAGCTCGGGGTCGTCTCGGGCGACGCGCTCGTCTCGGGCTTCGACGACGACGGCCGGTTCAGCTCCGTCTCCGGCGACCTCGTGATCGACAACCACGCCGGCGACATCGAGTGCTCGACCGTCTCGGGCGAGGTCTCGGTCGGCGACCACACGGGCCGGGTCACCGCCCACACCGTCTCGGGCGACGTCACCGTCACCGGCGAGGTCACCTCGTTCAACGCCGACACCGTCTCGGGCGACATGATCCTCGACGTGCGCGGCACGCCGAGCCGGGTCGACACGAACGCCGTGTCGGGCAACCTCACGCTGCGCTTCGACCCCGGCAGCGGCGCCCGCTACCGCGTGAACACCGTCAGCGGCAAGCTGCTGCTCGACGACACGCAGATCAAGGGCACGCTCGGCAAGGGCTTCGAGCGGGTCACGGGCGAGCTCGAGGGCGTCTGGCTCGACCTCGCGGCCAACAGCGTCTCCGGCGACATCTCGGTCATCCGGCGCCAGCGCGCCGGCACGGCACCCGACGCGGGCGAGGCCTCGGCATGACCCCGCCCGTCTTCGCCCACGGCAACCTGCGGCTCTACCTGCTCGCGCTGCTCGAGGAGCGGCCGCGCCACGGGTACGAGCTCATCCAGGCCCTGTCCGACCGGTTCGGCGGCACGTACTCGCCGAGCGCCGGCACCATCTACCCCCGGCTCGCCAAGCTCGAGGAGGAGGGGCTGGTGACCAAGCGCACCGACGGCCGCAAGTCGGTGTACGAGATCACCGACGCCGGTCGGGCCGAGCTCGAGTCGCGCCGACACGAGCTCGACGCGATCGAGGAGGACGTGACCGACTCGGTCCGCCGGCTCGCCGAGGGCGTGCGCGCCGAGGTCGACTCGGCGATGCGCACCCTGCGCGCCGAGCTCGCCAACGCCGCGCGCGAGGCGCGGAAGGCCGCGACGACCGAGCCCGCGACGCCGCAGCCGTCGGCCGAGTCGACGCGCGCGATGCACGAGGCCGACCTCGTGATCACCGAGTTCCGCCAGCAGCTGCGGCTCGAACTGCGCACCCAGGCCAACCGGGGCCGCGTGAGCGGCGACACCGTGTCGCTGCTCCGCTCGCGGCTCGCCGACGTGCGCAGCGAGGTGCTGCGCGAACTGGCCGAGCGCAGCTAGCAACCCCTGCCTCGACACGGATGCCGCCGGCCGATGTCGGCGGCATCCGCTTGTCTGGTGGCATGCCGGATGTCGCGTTGCGCCCGTGGTCCGACGGCGACCTCGACCTGCTCCGCCGGGCCAACGCGCCCGAGCTCATGGAGCAGCTCGGCGGGCCGGAGTCCGACGCGAAGGTGGTGGACCGGCACGAGCGCTACCTGCGCGGCCGCCGCGACGGCAGCTCGTGGATGTCGGCGATCGTCACCCCCGAGCATCCCGAGGGAGTCGGCACGATCGGCTTCTGGCCGCACGAGCACCACGGTCGCCCGGCCTTCGAGGCCGGCTGGACCGTGCTGGCCGAGCACCAGGGCCGGGGCATCGCCGGAGCCGCGCTGGGCCTGCTCGTCGACGAGGCGCGTCGCGTCGACCCGGCCCGTGCGCTGCTGGCGTTCCCGCGCGTCTCGAACGCGCCGTCCAACGCGATCTGCCGGCGGGCGGGGTTCCGGCTCGAGGGAGTCGAGGAGTTCGAGTACCCGACGGGCACGTGGCTCCCGTCGAACGTGTGGGTGCTCCCGCCCGAGCACGGCTCGACGGCGTAGCCTCGACGCGTGCTCCCCTATCTCGCCGTGTTCGCCGGCGGCCTCGTCGGCACCGGACTGCGGCTCGCGATGGACCTCGCACTCCCCCACCCCGACTCCGGGTTCCCGTGGTCCACCCTCATCGTCAACCTCCTCGGCACGTTCGCGCTCGGGTGGCTCGCGGGCGGGCTCTGGACCCGGCCGAGCGTGCCGACCTGGCTCAAGGCGGGCGTGGGCTCGGGCGTCGTCGGCTCGTTCACGACCCTCTCGGCGGTGATGGGCTCGGCAGCGATCCTCGGCCGCGAGGGCGAGGCGTGGCTCGCCGCCGCCTACCTCGGCGTCTCGATCGTGGGCGGCCTCGCCGCCGCGACCGCAGGCCTCAAGGTCGGCTCGTCGATCGCCCACCGCCCGATGCCCGTCGAGGTGACCGACGACGGGGCGACCCTGTGACGCCCCTCGCGGTCGCCGCGCTCCTCGTCGCCGGCGCGATCGGCGCGGTGATCCGGTACGCGCTGTCGCGCGCGTACCCGGTCCGCCCGGGGCACCTGCCCGGCGGCATCCTCATCGTCAACGTCGTGGGCTCCGGCGTCGCGGGCGCGGTCATCGGCTTCGCCGAGCGGGCCGCGCTCGCCGACGACCTGCGACTCGTGCTCGTCACCGGGTTCTGCGGGGGCTTGACCACCTTCAGCACCTGGTGCGTCGAGACGATCGAGCTCGCCGACGGCGGGCGCTGGCGCGCGGCGATCCTCAACGTCGTCGTGACCCTCGCGCTCGGTCTCGGAGCGGCCGTCGCCGGCTATCTGCTCGCCCGGTAACCGGCCGGTCCGGTCGCACCCGTGACGCGCCGGATCGGGTCGACTTGACTTCCGCATCCGCCGGAGTAGTGTCGTCCGCCGTGACTCATGAGGCGACCACGCCGCCGGCCGAGCTGAAATCCCCGAAGCACTGGATCATCGGGGACCCGCTTCCG from Agromyces aurantiacus includes these protein-coding regions:
- a CDS encoding esterase-like activity of phytase family protein, with the translated sequence MQRALLARRAAAVAASALALGALGTAPALAGTAVAPASATESASAAPVAAFSRLATYPVFQNVPAGVDPADETVAEISAVSEDGRTLVYTDAAGKRIGFLDLSDPSHPVGLGTVDLAELGHADDQPTSVSIVGDHVLVVIDETGGAFTAPKGRLDVLRLSDRERVASIDLGGQPDSIAVSPDRKYVAIAIENQRDEELEVDGVEGGLPQAPGGFVQVVKLTAAKPSSWKAQPVSFSSAAAQRTLTAAGVFAPTDPEPEYVAFGPDGTLAVTLQENNGVALVDVRTRTLTGAFSTGTVTAAGFDTVKDKVIDASGSLTSVPREPDAIAWVDAHHVATANEGDLAGGTRGWSVFDVTNGEPVWDAGNTFEQLAIAHGVYNDDRAAKKGPEPEGLAIAEFGGTPYAFVASERSNIVVVYDLSEPTEPAYVQTLFATNGPEGILPIPGRDLLAVSSEVDDASAGVRASVNVYGVGDGEAGRPSIVADSVDGRAIGWQALGALSADPVDASTIYAASDSALKRSTVYTVHVASTPARITDALVVTKAGSPASLDIEGLFARPQGGYWLAVEGSTGAGNALVRTDAAGAIVQSVSLPFEITAHVGKWGLEGVTAVTGESGAEIVYVALQRPLWTDPAAATGPIDGEGVTRIGRYDVATGAWTWFGYRLESTDVAGDWLGLSEIVAVDADTLALIERDKLNGPAAAVKRVTTVELGGVEGVTGLGALGQLPVLEKADAVDVLPALRATNGWTQEKLEGLTIAADGAVYAVTDNDGLKDATGETVFLRLGSAADLF
- a CDS encoding TetR/AcrR family transcriptional regulator, with translation MTQLEPSVDGPPAASARLGRKRDHTRDPEILDAAVEVLAETGYEGMTIDMVAARAKAGKATIYRRWPSKADLVVDAVACLKANELAPEHLPDTGSLRGDLVAMIRPRTVEEGERKLRVMAGLFSLVSSSPELADAVRTAIIEPRVAVNRLFLQRAVDRGEIPADVDVDLLAMVAPAMIAHRQLVERRPIDADYLVSLIDGVVLPAAHAGRRPTP
- a CDS encoding MFS transporter; this translates as MPHDPALLPPLPAAPSRRWWTLATVALAQLMVVLDATVVNIALPAAQADLGFTDGERQWVITAYSLAFGSLLLLGGRISDLWGRKRTFIIGLVGFAAASALAGAAPTFGVLVGGRALQGAFGALLAPTALAVLTTTFTIPKERARAFGVFGAIAGAGGAIGLLLGGVLTEQLDWRWNLYINVVIAAVAVVGAAVFVPHLERTGPRPKLDLPGTILVSGAVFLLVYGFSHAETDGWDSPLTWGMLAASGVLLIAFVLWQRRAAHPLLPLSIVLDRNRGAAYASVLIAGAGMFGIFLFVTYYLQTSLGYTPIQTGLAFLPMIAMLVLAAQLSTNLFVPRFGPKIMVPIGMVLAASGMVLLTRLDLDSVYAADIMPALMVIGFGMGSIMPAAMQTATLGVDRAFAGVASATVNTSQQVGGSIGTALLNTLAATAATDYVAAHTPPTEQVLADAAIHSYTVAYWWGAAFFAFGAVLAALLFRHRNELAHHAPREGEAAVAEEPVVAH
- the yczR gene encoding MocR-like transcription factor YczR, which produces MEANLSARALETLLGAWRGDGGSAYRALADRIRLLVLDGRIPVDTRLPAERDLAERLGLSRTTVTAAYRELRDQRLLHSVRGSGSVARLPGAPALLPVPPAAEYIDFSKAALPALPWLPDVARAAVDDLPAHLGDPGFDPIGTPELRAAIADRYTARGLPTSPEQIMVTIGAQHAIALLSRALVGRGDRALIEAPTYPHAYEALRGAGARLVTVATAPDDAGPDGFGATDEAADLVRAIGHANPVAAYLMPDFHNPTGRSLGAEARERVLDAAARQGTVIIADETTAELDIDRGFDLKPLAAYGPAVMVGSVGKTVWGGVRVGWIRADRGLIRRLLSVRSPGDLGTPILEQLIVTRLLGRMDDILDLRREQLRAGRDRLEGLLADAFPDWHVPHVDGGIVTWVGLGAPVSSQLALAARTQGLLVAAGPRFGIDGAFERFLRLPICYSAEATDAAVRALRRAWGSLARTPVPDQSVLAAVV
- the yczE gene encoding membrane protein YczE → MVRLRPLRSADPAPVFVRRLVQLFVGLYLYGLGIALIVRGELGVAPWDVLTQGIAKQTGLGFGLITVITSGVVLLLWIPIRQKPGFGTLMNALLVGPFADLSLWLIPPGLDLWARVLMLFGGILVLAVATGLYIGAHFGPGPRDGLMTGLHRRTGWRIWIVRTGIELLVLGTGFLLGGNVGIGTLAFALLIGPLCGWTIPFFAVKRRADAATAPTTNRGGVPDRDIPHPATGAAPVQA
- a CDS encoding MerR family transcriptional regulator; this translates as MDWSIQEIAKLAGTTSRTLRHYDDIGLLAPSRVGANGYRYYDRPALVRLQRVLLLRELGLGLPAIAEVLDGQRDESRALEAHLAWLRQEQARLARQVASVERTIEAVEGGGEIMAKDMFDGFDHTQYREEVEQRWGRDVYARSDAWWRGMADDERQAWKERAASLGRDWIAAAERGIDPGGDEAQALARRHVEWLTGIPGTPTAEHGGDAKAYVVGLGEMYVADERFAANYGGESGARFVRDALRAFAEANL
- a CDS encoding DUF4097 family beta strand repeat-containing protein, with the protein product MAIEKWVVNPGETRVIDLELVRKLKVSLIGGKVDVIAHDEPGARVEVSSVTGKDLMIKIDGDSLEIDHPQLRWDNFIEVFKGFTGSAKAVVSILAPRHITMKLGVVSGDALVSGFDDDGRFSSVSGDLVIDNHAGDIECSTVSGEVSVGDHTGRVTAHTVSGDVTVTGEVTSFNADTVSGDMILDVRGTPSRVDTNAVSGNLTLRFDPGSGARYRVNTVSGKLLLDDTQIKGTLGKGFERVTGELEGVWLDLAANSVSGDISVIRRQRAGTAPDAGEASA
- a CDS encoding PadR family transcriptional regulator — protein: MTPPVFAHGNLRLYLLALLEERPRHGYELIQALSDRFGGTYSPSAGTIYPRLAKLEEEGLVTKRTDGRKSVYEITDAGRAELESRRHELDAIEEDVTDSVRRLAEGVRAEVDSAMRTLRAELANAAREARKAATTEPATPQPSAESTRAMHEADLVITEFRQQLRLELRTQANRGRVSGDTVSLLRSRLADVRSEVLRELAERS
- a CDS encoding GNAT family N-acetyltransferase — its product is MPPADVGGIRLSGGMPDVALRPWSDGDLDLLRRANAPELMEQLGGPESDAKVVDRHERYLRGRRDGSSWMSAIVTPEHPEGVGTIGFWPHEHHGRPAFEAGWTVLAEHQGRGIAGAALGLLVDEARRVDPARALLAFPRVSNAPSNAICRRAGFRLEGVEEFEYPTGTWLPSNVWVLPPEHGSTA
- a CDS encoding fluoride efflux transporter FluC encodes the protein MLPYLAVFAGGLVGTGLRLAMDLALPHPDSGFPWSTLIVNLLGTFALGWLAGGLWTRPSVPTWLKAGVGSGVVGSFTTLSAVMGSAAILGREGEAWLAAAYLGVSIVGGLAAATAGLKVGSSIAHRPMPVEVTDDGATL
- the crcB gene encoding fluoride efflux transporter CrcB; this translates as MTPLAVAALLVAGAIGAVIRYALSRAYPVRPGHLPGGILIVNVVGSGVAGAVIGFAERAALADDLRLVLVTGFCGGLTTFSTWCVETIELADGGRWRAAILNVVVTLALGLGAAVAGYLLAR